One Bosea sp. 685 DNA segment encodes these proteins:
- the cysW gene encoding sulfate ABC transporter permease subunit CysW, translating to MSDAALPQFRTETARKRDTRRIRGEGIVVQAVLIGVSLAFLALFLLLPLASVFVEAGARGWTAYKAAVTEPDAVAAIHLTLLVAGIAVPFNVVVGIAAAWAIAKFEFRGKNLLISLIDLPFSVSPVISGLVFVLLFGAQGYFGAWLKANDVQIVFALPGLILATVFVTFPFVARELIPHMQSLGSADEEAALTLGASGWRTFLTITLPNVKWSLFYGVLLCNARAMGEFGAVAVVSGKIRGLTNTMPLHVEILYNEYMSAAAFAVASLLAGLALVTLALKTLLEWRYSDSIAASRRH from the coding sequence ATGTCTGATGCTGCTCTGCCCCAATTCCGGACCGAAACGGCCCGCAAGCGTGATACGCGCCGCATCCGCGGCGAAGGCATTGTCGTCCAGGCCGTGCTGATCGGGGTCTCGCTCGCCTTTCTGGCGCTGTTCCTGCTGTTGCCGCTGGCCTCGGTCTTCGTCGAGGCGGGTGCGCGCGGCTGGACGGCTTACAAGGCGGCCGTGACCGAGCCCGATGCGGTCGCGGCGATCCATCTCACCCTGCTGGTCGCCGGTATCGCCGTGCCCTTCAACGTCGTCGTCGGCATCGCAGCCGCCTGGGCGATCGCCAAGTTCGAGTTTCGCGGCAAGAACCTGCTGATCAGCCTGATCGACCTGCCCTTCTCAGTGTCTCCGGTGATCTCGGGCCTCGTCTTCGTGCTGCTCTTCGGCGCGCAAGGCTATTTCGGTGCCTGGCTCAAGGCCAATGACGTGCAGATCGTCTTCGCCCTGCCCGGTCTCATCCTGGCGACAGTGTTCGTGACCTTCCCCTTCGTCGCGCGCGAGCTGATTCCGCATATGCAATCGCTCGGTTCGGCCGACGAGGAAGCGGCGCTGACGCTCGGCGCTTCGGGTTGGCGAACCTTCCTGACGATCACGCTTCCCAATGTGAAGTGGAGCCTGTTCTATGGCGTGCTGCTTTGCAATGCGCGCGCCATGGGCGAGTTCGGTGCGGTTGCGGTCGTCTCCGGCAAGATTCGGGGGCTGACCAACACCATGCCGCTGCATGTCGAGATTCTCTACAACGAGTACATGAGCGCAGCGGCCTTTGCCGTCGCCTCGCTTCTGGCAGGGCTGGCGCTCGTCACGCTCGCGCTCAAGACGCTGCTGGAATGGCGCTACTCGGATTCCATCGCCGCCAGCCGCCGCCATTGA